In Bacillota bacterium, one DNA window encodes the following:
- the hoxE gene encoding bidirectional hydrogenase complex protein HoxE: protein MHFTKPSPPSDDKRWRIVEATMRRHGYSPNALIETLHSVQQTFGYLETEALEYVSKALRVPLSKVYGVATFYHFFTLKPQGEHTCVVCMGTACYIKGAPQVVAAISEKYQIQPGETTADGKLSLLTARCIGACGLAPAVVFDGEVAGKVTPDEALQRIGRWTDQ from the coding sequence ATGCATTTCACCAAACCGTCTCCGCCTTCGGATGACAAACGATGGCGGATTGTGGAAGCCACCATGCGTCGGCATGGGTACAGTCCCAATGCGTTGATTGAAACCCTGCACTCTGTCCAGCAGACCTTCGGGTATCTGGAGACAGAGGCGTTGGAATATGTGTCCAAAGCGCTTCGGGTACCTTTGAGCAAGGTATACGGAGTGGCTACCTTCTACCACTTCTTCACCCTGAAGCCACAGGGCGAGCACACCTGCGTGGTATGTATGGGAACCGCCTGCTACATCAAAGGTGCCCCTCAGGTGGTGGCTGCCATTTCGGAGAAATACCAGATTCAGCCGGGCGAGACCACAGCAGACGGCAAGCTGTCGTTGCTCACAGCGCGTTGTATCGGCGCATGTGGTCTGGCGCCTGCGGTGGTCTTCGACGGCGAAGTGGCAGGTAAGGTAACACCCGACGAGGCACTACAACGGATAGGGAGGTGGACAGACCAATGA
- the prmC gene encoding peptide chain release factor N(5)-glutamine methyltransferase: protein MTINQMIVQGTRVLEQAGVDTPRLDTELLLQHLLGVGRAYLYAHPEEEVGGDIIQEWQTRLERRAHREPLAYILGKAGFYGLEFAVTPDVLVPRPETEVLVEAVLAKQPATVADIGTGSGCIAVAVAVSLPQAWVWATDISEAALRVARENAQRHGVAERVCFLQGDLLQPLAGHRFEVIASNPPYVAESERLCLQPEVRDWEPPHALFAGGDALQFHRRLAAEAHFHLQEGGWLVMEVGMGQAEAVASLLEESGYTAVRILNDLAGIGRVVEGRYRSSCQKE from the coding sequence ATGACCATCAACCAGATGATTGTGCAGGGGACGCGCGTTCTCGAACAGGCGGGCGTGGATACTCCGCGTCTGGACACAGAGCTGCTGCTGCAGCACCTGCTGGGTGTTGGGCGAGCCTATCTCTACGCTCATCCCGAAGAGGAGGTGGGCGGGGATATCATACAGGAGTGGCAGACTCGTCTGGAACGCCGGGCGCACCGCGAGCCACTGGCGTACATTCTGGGCAAAGCGGGCTTCTACGGCCTGGAGTTTGCCGTGACTCCTGACGTGCTGGTCCCTCGTCCAGAAACAGAGGTGCTTGTGGAAGCGGTGCTCGCCAAACAGCCGGCCACCGTGGCGGACATTGGCACGGGAAGCGGGTGTATTGCGGTAGCAGTGGCGGTGAGTCTGCCTCAGGCGTGGGTGTGGGCGACCGACATCAGCGAAGCCGCCCTGCGTGTAGCCCGCGAGAACGCGCAACGTCACGGTGTGGCAGAGCGCGTGTGCTTTCTGCAGGGCGACCTGCTGCAACCGCTGGCAGGGCATCGCTTTGAGGTCATCGCTTCCAACCCGCCGTATGTTGCGGAAAGCGAACGGCTGTGCCTGCAGCCCGAAGTGCGCGATTGGGAGCCGCCACACGCGCTGTTTGCTGGCGGTGATGCCCTGCAGTTCCACCGACGGCTGGCGGCAGAAGCGCATTTCCATCTACAGGAGGGTGGATGGCTCGTGATGGAGGTCGGTATGGGGCAGGCGGAGGCGGTCGCCAGCCTGCTGGAAGAGTCGGGATATACGGCGGTGCGTATTCTCAACGACCTCGCAGGCATCGGGCGCGTGGTGGAGGGAAGGTATCGTTCATCTTGCCAAAAGGAGTAG
- a CDS encoding threonylcarbamoyl-AMP synthase: MAQVIQVVPGSPDSLNDAVQQASDVLHRGGLVIFPTETVYGLAADALSEEAVRRVWEVKGRPSDKPLPVQVADVDGLRLLWREVPEDLVALIRAFMPGPLTLVYWRSALVPNVVTAGADTVGVRIPDHPVALALLRAFGRPIVAPSANLSGEEPPSRVEDVSPRLLEQVELMIDAGYTGGGVPSTVLDVTVRPARVLRAGALSTSELRKYLDVDG; this comes from the coding sequence ATGGCACAGGTAATACAGGTAGTACCGGGTTCTCCTGACTCACTGAATGATGCGGTGCAACAGGCGTCCGACGTTCTTCATCGGGGTGGACTGGTTATCTTCCCGACGGAGACGGTGTACGGATTGGCGGCGGATGCCCTTTCGGAGGAAGCGGTGCGTCGGGTGTGGGAGGTCAAAGGTCGCCCATCGGACAAGCCGTTGCCGGTGCAGGTAGCGGACGTCGACGGTCTGCGGCTGTTATGGCGCGAGGTGCCTGAAGACCTGGTAGCCCTCATCCGCGCCTTTATGCCCGGACCGTTGACGCTCGTCTACTGGCGCAGCGCCCTGGTACCCAATGTCGTCACTGCAGGGGCAGATACCGTAGGGGTGCGGATACCTGACCATCCGGTGGCGCTGGCGCTGTTACGGGCTTTTGGCAGACCCATTGTCGCGCCCAGTGCCAATCTGTCGGGTGAGGAACCGCCTTCACGGGTGGAGGACGTATCACCTCGCCTGCTGGAACAGGTGGAACTGATGATAGACGCGGGATACACTGGCGGCGGTGTGCCCTCTACCGTGCTGGACGTGACCGTGCGCCCAGCGCGAGTGCTGCGTGCCGGCGCGCTTTCCACCAGTGAGCTGCGGAAGTATCTGGATGTCGACGGCTAA
- a CDS encoding CPBP family intramembrane metalloprotease, with translation MPAFMELIALLLLMAYAAAQLGILAVWGVHTYYVRRGMPGLLADRWSFLDLWIGFHLALFFTLASLVAVAIWMGLLLALFSPQSIPALERMFYTADRNAPLFWAALLFVLIVQNAAFVSVAMWYTLGKYGIDTDRLGLAWNWQAVRQGVLWGGVAFLITPLVELLSMGVLRLVLGAAAFERLMDWERQTVALDSWLETLQPGIITLGFILVVAVAAPIGEEIFFRGFVFNLLRHRTTFTSAVWLSAALFALLHASVKNFLPILIIGVLLARLYARTGSLWSSVVMHGTFNFLSAMAAIILGG, from the coding sequence ATGCCAGCGTTCATGGAACTGATTGCGCTTCTTCTGCTGATGGCTTACGCGGCGGCGCAGCTGGGCATACTCGCCGTGTGGGGCGTGCACACCTACTACGTACGTCGGGGGATGCCTGGGCTTCTCGCCGATCGATGGAGTTTCCTGGACCTCTGGATTGGTTTTCATCTCGCGCTGTTTTTTACCCTCGCGTCGCTGGTGGCGGTCGCCATCTGGATGGGACTTTTGCTGGCGCTTTTCTCTCCCCAGAGTATTCCCGCGTTAGAGCGTATGTTCTACACCGCAGACCGAAACGCCCCATTGTTCTGGGCGGCGTTATTGTTTGTGTTGATCGTACAGAACGCCGCCTTCGTATCGGTAGCGATGTGGTATACGCTGGGCAAATACGGGATAGATACAGACAGGCTCGGTTTGGCATGGAACTGGCAGGCGGTGCGCCAGGGGGTGTTATGGGGTGGCGTGGCGTTTCTGATTACCCCGCTGGTGGAACTGCTCAGCATGGGGGTGCTGAGGCTGGTGCTGGGAGCCGCCGCGTTTGAACGTCTGATGGACTGGGAGCGGCAGACTGTGGCTCTCGACTCGTGGCTGGAGACGCTTCAGCCCGGTATCATCACGCTGGGGTTTATACTGGTGGTCGCGGTAGCCGCGCCCATCGGCGAGGAGATATTCTTCCGCGGCTTTGTGTTTAACCTGCTGCGACACCGCACCACCTTCACCTCGGCGGTGTGGCTGTCTGCGGCGCTATTCGCACTGCTTCATGCGTCGGTCAAAAACTTTCTGCCGATTCTGATAATAGGCGTTTTGCTGGCGCGTCTGTATGCGCGGACAGGCTCCCTGTGGAGCAGCGTGGTCATGCACGGCACGTTCAACTTTCTGTCGGCAATGGCGGCAATCATTCTGGGAGGTTAG
- a CDS encoding tetratricopeptide repeat protein — protein MRWISPAGIVIIMFALLAGCQRTAMMPGAVPAPLQQAEKHLRNGDIAAARQAADSYLQQSPTFQSYLQVLALWSSNEQYELSAEYAERALKDTRLRLNSLEEAQLWQIRADSLGYLKRYEEAIPCYEEVLKRTPSNPVTLNNYAYLLAEANTRLDEAEAMANRALAAEPNNPVYLDTLGWIYYRQGRYQQAVQLLEQAVQDAPQEPELRYHLGMAYWRRGRLPEARVELRKAANLWRIQKGKPYEDALKALEQVEKGIRANPPEERRERIEL, from the coding sequence ATGCGCTGGATAAGTCCTGCCGGTATTGTCATCATCATGTTCGCGCTGTTGGCAGGCTGTCAGAGGACAGCGATGATGCCGGGCGCTGTGCCTGCCCCCTTACAGCAGGCGGAGAAACACCTGCGCAACGGCGACATCGCCGCCGCGAGGCAGGCGGCGGATTCCTACCTGCAGCAATCGCCCACCTTTCAGTCCTATCTGCAGGTACTGGCGCTGTGGAGCAGCAACGAGCAGTACGAGCTCAGCGCGGAATACGCGGAGCGTGCGCTTAAGGATACCCGACTCCGGCTGAACTCGCTGGAAGAGGCTCAGCTGTGGCAGATACGGGCGGACTCGCTGGGGTATCTCAAGCGCTACGAAGAAGCCATTCCGTGTTACGAAGAGGTGTTGAAACGTACACCGAGCAACCCGGTTACGCTGAACAACTACGCCTATCTGCTGGCAGAGGCGAACACCCGACTGGACGAAGCGGAAGCGATGGCAAACCGTGCGCTTGCTGCCGAACCCAACAACCCCGTTTATTTGGATACGCTGGGTTGGATATACTATCGCCAGGGGCGGTATCAGCAGGCGGTGCAGCTGCTGGAGCAGGCGGTGCAGGACGCCCCGCAGGAACCGGAACTGCGTTATCATCTCGGCATGGCATACTGGCGACGGGGACGGCTGCCGGAGGCGCGGGTGGAACTGCGCAAAGCGGCAAACCTGTGGCGCATCCAGAAGGGCAAGCCATACGAAGACGCGCTCAAAGCACTGGAGCAGGTGGAGAAGGGGATTCGGGCGAACCCTCCAGAAGAACGGCGTGAGCGCATCGAATTGTAA
- a CDS encoding HEPN domain-containing protein, with the protein MPQRYLDWIRQARRDLEHALRSLQDGDYEWACFAAQQAGEKAVKAVYQKLGADAWGHSVTSLLQSLPSDLQPPSDLLDVARELDKFYIPPRYPNAHPGGAPMDYYTRAEAERAVDYAQQVIAFCEGHLV; encoded by the coding sequence ATGCCCCAGCGATACCTGGACTGGATAAGACAAGCGCGGAGAGACCTTGAACACGCCCTGCGCTCCTTGCAGGACGGGGATTACGAGTGGGCGTGTTTTGCCGCACAGCAGGCTGGGGAGAAAGCGGTTAAAGCCGTATACCAGAAACTGGGCGCGGATGCCTGGGGGCATTCTGTCACGTCGTTGTTACAAAGCCTTCCGTCCGACCTTCAGCCACCGTCCGACCTGCTGGACGTCGCTCGCGAGCTGGATAAGTTTTATATTCCGCCGCGTTACCCAAACGCTCACCCGGGCGGTGCGCCGATGGATTACTACACTCGTGCAGAAGCCGAAAGGGCAGTGGACTATGCTCAACAAGTCATCGCCTTCTGTGAAGGTCACCTGGTTTGA
- a CDS encoding nucleotidyltransferase domain-containing protein, with translation MLNKSSPSVKVTWFDYTAVWAEVQRFAQELLQQFSEVEEVRVFGSLVRRECVPGSDVDLLLMLRESSEPFHHRISRYLPRRPMPVAVDVFPYTLDELQQMLADGNHFLRRAMQESVPLARREHHHRLAPSRTP, from the coding sequence ATGCTCAACAAGTCATCGCCTTCTGTGAAGGTCACCTGGTTTGACTACACAGCGGTATGGGCGGAGGTACAGCGCTTCGCGCAGGAGCTGCTGCAGCAGTTCAGCGAGGTCGAGGAGGTGCGCGTGTTCGGCTCGCTGGTTCGGCGGGAGTGTGTGCCCGGCAGCGATGTAGACCTGTTGCTCATGCTGCGCGAGAGTTCAGAGCCTTTCCACCACAGAATCTCCCGTTACCTGCCGCGCAGACCCATGCCGGTCGCGGTGGATGTGTTTCCCTACACCCTTGATGAGCTGCAGCAGATGCTTGCCGACGGCAATCACTTCCTGCGGCGGGCGATGCAGGAGAGCGTGCCGCTTGCCCGACGGGAACATCATCACCGCCTTGCCCCATCCCGCACCCCTTGA
- the polA gene encoding DNA polymerase I yields MSQHPGAAPKLVLIDGHSLLYRAFYATRPLSTTDGRPTNAIYGFAGMLWQILEDEQPDAIVVAFDTAAPTFRHEEFTDYKAHRPETAETFYVQVPAARELVEAMGIPVIALEGFEADDVLGTLARRAREQGYQVLIVTGDQDALQLVDEGAAVLMPQKGMGQTVRYDRQAVVERFGLEPSQLPDFKALKGDPSDNIPGVPGIGDKKAAALLKQFGSVENLLQRLHEVEDPKLRALLEQYREQIPQYKRLATIVCDAPVPDTPPRWQPTPEQFARLQQVLESLEFRSFLRRLPELRARWLKMETPTLPLETPAEVRTVGVRWSVARTEDEVRRWVRRCLQTPKVGVRALVQGTHVMELQLSGVAVALSREEAVFVPGSSAVASLFDEGGNSLVGLLTPLWEGEQVGKAGYHIKPLQAVLIRSGVEPKQFVFDAMLAGYVLQSGRSSYPLPDLVQDYLGERLPAEDTTAESGLAAFTCAEAAACLRLEQVMNQQVAAIGCTDVLHRIEMPLSEVLARMELAGVAVDVPYLHQLSDMLDSLLRTKESEIYTLAGEPFNISSPKQLGQILFDKLRLPAGKKTRTGAYSTDAEVLEQLAVEHPICRSILEYRELSKLKSTYADVLPRLVHPSTGRIHTSFNQTVAATGRLSSSEPNLQNIPIRSEVGRQIRRAFVAAPGNRLLAADYSQIELRLLAHVSGDERLLTAFAEDRDIHAATAMLLFGVPEDGVTPELRRKAKTVNFAVLYGMSDYGLSQELGMPVQEARAFIENYFRQLPGVRRYIEETLDFARQHGYVTTLYGRRRYVPEINHANRNVRQAAERAAINSPLQGTAADIIKLAMVELDRRLRQGNWKAKMVLQVHDELVLDAPPEEIPALANLVRECMSGVASLRVALKVDVEAGDNWTQMEKLNQ; encoded by the coding sequence ATGAGCCAGCACCCAGGTGCGGCACCCAAACTGGTGCTGATTGACGGACACAGCTTGCTTTACCGTGCCTTCTACGCCACGCGCCCGCTGTCTACCACCGACGGACGCCCCACCAACGCCATCTACGGCTTTGCGGGGATGCTGTGGCAGATTTTGGAAGACGAACAGCCCGACGCTATCGTGGTGGCGTTCGATACCGCTGCGCCCACCTTCCGCCACGAGGAGTTCACCGACTACAAGGCGCATCGTCCCGAAACGGCGGAGACTTTCTACGTGCAGGTTCCCGCTGCGCGGGAGCTGGTAGAGGCGATGGGAATACCCGTCATCGCGCTGGAGGGCTTCGAAGCGGACGATGTGCTGGGCACGCTGGCGCGCCGTGCCCGCGAGCAGGGGTACCAGGTGCTGATTGTCACGGGGGATCAGGATGCGCTGCAGCTGGTGGACGAAGGAGCGGCGGTGCTGATGCCGCAGAAGGGTATGGGGCAGACCGTGCGCTACGACCGGCAGGCAGTGGTCGAGCGGTTCGGGCTGGAGCCGTCGCAACTGCCCGATTTCAAAGCGTTGAAGGGCGACCCTTCCGATAACATTCCTGGCGTACCCGGCATTGGCGACAAGAAAGCGGCAGCCCTGCTGAAGCAGTTCGGCAGTGTGGAGAACCTGCTGCAACGTCTTCATGAAGTGGAAGACCCCAAACTGCGCGCCTTGCTGGAGCAGTATCGCGAGCAAATCCCTCAGTACAAACGGCTGGCTACCATTGTGTGCGATGCGCCCGTGCCCGACACGCCGCCCCGATGGCAACCCACGCCTGAACAGTTCGCCCGCCTGCAGCAGGTGCTGGAAAGCCTGGAGTTTCGCTCCTTCCTTCGCCGGCTGCCGGAGCTTCGCGCGAGATGGTTGAAGATGGAGACCCCCACGCTACCCCTGGAGACCCCCGCTGAGGTGCGCACTGTCGGCGTGAGATGGAGCGTAGCACGCACCGAAGACGAGGTACGCCGATGGGTACGGCGTTGCCTGCAAACGCCGAAAGTGGGCGTTCGTGCGCTGGTACAGGGCACGCACGTGATGGAGTTGCAGCTGAGCGGCGTAGCGGTTGCCCTCTCGCGCGAGGAGGCGGTTTTTGTGCCGGGCAGCTCAGCGGTTGCCTCTCTGTTCGATGAGGGGGGCAACAGTCTCGTCGGCTTACTCACGCCATTGTGGGAAGGGGAGCAGGTCGGCAAAGCCGGTTACCATATCAAACCCCTGCAGGCTGTGCTTATCCGTTCTGGAGTGGAGCCGAAGCAGTTCGTTTTCGATGCGATGCTGGCGGGATACGTGCTGCAATCGGGACGAAGCAGCTACCCGCTGCCCGACCTCGTGCAGGACTATCTGGGCGAGAGGCTGCCTGCAGAGGATACCACCGCTGAGAGCGGTCTCGCCGCCTTTACCTGCGCCGAAGCCGCCGCCTGCCTAAGGTTGGAGCAGGTGATGAACCAGCAAGTGGCGGCTATCGGATGCACGGATGTGCTGCACCGTATCGAGATGCCTCTCTCCGAGGTGCTGGCGCGGATGGAGCTGGCGGGCGTGGCAGTGGATGTGCCGTACCTGCACCAGCTCTCTGACATGCTGGACAGCCTGCTGCGCACGAAAGAGAGCGAAATCTACACGCTGGCAGGGGAGCCGTTCAACATCTCCTCGCCCAAGCAGCTGGGACAAATCCTGTTCGACAAACTACGGTTGCCTGCTGGAAAGAAGACGCGCACCGGAGCCTACTCTACCGACGCCGAGGTGCTGGAGCAGCTGGCGGTAGAACACCCGATATGCCGCAGCATACTGGAGTACCGCGAGCTGAGCAAGCTGAAGTCCACCTACGCCGATGTGCTGCCGCGTCTGGTGCATCCCTCTACCGGGCGCATCCACACCTCCTTTAACCAGACGGTCGCCGCCACGGGACGCCTCTCCAGTAGCGAACCGAACCTGCAGAACATCCCCATCCGCAGTGAGGTGGGAAGGCAGATACGCCGTGCTTTTGTGGCAGCACCGGGCAACAGACTGCTGGCAGCAGACTACTCGCAGATTGAGCTGCGCTTGCTGGCACACGTCAGCGGCGATGAGAGACTCCTGACGGCGTTTGCGGAGGACCGCGACATCCATGCCGCCACCGCTATGCTGTTGTTCGGGGTGCCAGAGGATGGTGTCACTCCTGAACTGCGCCGCAAGGCAAAAACGGTGAACTTCGCCGTGCTTTACGGCATGAGTGACTACGGTTTGTCGCAGGAACTGGGAATGCCCGTGCAGGAAGCACGCGCCTTCATCGAGAACTACTTCCGCCAATTGCCCGGCGTGCGTCGCTACATCGAGGAGACGCTGGACTTCGCACGGCAGCACGGTTACGTGACCACCCTGTACGGTAGGCGGCGCTACGTGCCCGAAATCAACCATGCCAACCGTAACGTGCGTCAGGCGGCGGAACGTGCAGCTATCAACTCGCCCCTGCAGGGAACCGCTGCCGACATCATTAAACTGGCGATGGTCGAGCTCGACCGTCGCCTGCGGCAGGGGAACTGGAAAGCGAAGATGGTGCTGCAGGTGCACGATGAATTGGTACTGGATGCCCCGCCGGAGGAGATCCCCGCGCTGGCGAATCTGGTGCGAGAATGTATGTCCGGGGTAGCCAGCCTGCGCGTCGCGCTGAAAGTGGATGTGGAAGCAGGCGATAATTGGACGCAGATGGAGAAGTTGAACCAGTAA
- the rpsA gene encoding 30S ribosomal protein S1, which produces MPEEPIEDSVLSTGEEPLETAVPEPPSEGDSISPAGERPLETPATEPSSERDEFARAVQQMSAEELERATRTVRRGELIRGTVVHVDEKGVLVDIGTKSEGIIPLNELSRQPNQPPEEVVQVGQEVDVVVLKPETEEGQIILSKKRADYEVAWQRLEEAMQANETIDGTVTERVKGGFMVDVGVRGFVPASHVGMSRAPLPDSALEKYVGQTIPLKVLEVDRKNRKVVLSNRLAEAERREQQRQQVFDSIQEGQVIEGTVRRLVDYGAFVDLGGIDGLLHISEMSWKRIKHPSDVLREGQRVRVQVLRVDPASRKISLGLKQLIPDPWLDVEQHYQIGQVVRGKVARLAPFGAIVDLPGDLEATIPLAELSTRRVRSAAEVVQEGQEVEALVVQITPAEHRMVLSIRRLQKQREEQEKEHLMEQYSSSSRGFTIGEVVGKNFTFETGEGESSSKNEDEQEQAPAE; this is translated from the coding sequence ATGCCGGAAGAACCGATAGAGGACTCTGTATTATCAACCGGAGAGGAGCCGCTGGAAACAGCCGTTCCAGAACCACCCTCCGAGGGCGATTCTATATCACCAGCTGGAGAGCGGCCGCTGGAAACACCTGCTACAGAACCATCCTCCGAGCGTGATGAATTCGCTCGCGCCGTGCAGCAGATGAGCGCGGAAGAGCTGGAGCGTGCCACTCGCACCGTGCGCAGAGGGGAACTGATTCGCGGCACGGTGGTGCATGTGGACGAAAAGGGGGTGCTGGTAGACATCGGCACCAAGTCGGAAGGAATTATCCCCCTGAACGAACTCTCCCGTCAGCCCAATCAACCCCCTGAAGAGGTGGTGCAGGTGGGGCAGGAGGTTGACGTGGTGGTGCTCAAGCCCGAGACCGAAGAGGGGCAAATCATCCTTTCCAAGAAACGCGCGGACTACGAGGTGGCATGGCAACGCCTCGAAGAGGCGATGCAGGCAAACGAAACCATCGATGGCACGGTCACTGAACGGGTGAAAGGTGGCTTCATGGTAGACGTCGGTGTACGCGGTTTCGTGCCTGCTTCGCATGTGGGTATGAGCCGTGCCCCCTTGCCTGATAGCGCGCTGGAGAAGTATGTGGGGCAGACCATCCCGCTGAAGGTGCTGGAAGTAGACAGAAAGAACCGCAAGGTGGTGCTGTCTAACCGTCTGGCGGAGGCGGAGCGTCGCGAGCAGCAGCGCCAACAGGTGTTCGACAGCATCCAGGAAGGACAGGTCATCGAGGGAACCGTGCGCCGGCTGGTGGACTATGGCGCGTTCGTAGACCTGGGCGGTATCGACGGCTTACTGCACATTAGCGAGATGTCGTGGAAGCGCATCAAGCACCCATCTGACGTGCTGCGCGAGGGGCAACGGGTGCGTGTACAGGTGCTGCGCGTGGACCCCGCGTCGCGTAAAATATCGCTGGGGCTGAAGCAGCTCATCCCCGACCCCTGGCTGGATGTGGAGCAGCACTATCAGATCGGGCAGGTGGTCAGGGGCAAAGTGGCTCGCCTCGCCCCCTTTGGAGCGATTGTAGACCTGCCGGGCGATCTGGAAGCCACCATCCCGCTGGCAGAACTGTCCACGCGACGGGTGCGCAGCGCGGCGGAGGTGGTGCAGGAAGGACAGGAAGTAGAAGCTCTGGTCGTGCAGATTACCCCTGCCGAGCATCGCATGGTGCTGAGCATACGCCGCCTGCAAAAGCAGCGAGAAGAACAGGAAAAAGAGCACCTGATGGAGCAGTACAGCAGCAGCTCGCGCGGCTTCACGATTGGCGAAGTCGTGGGCAAGAACTTCACCTTTGAAACTGGGGAGGGCGAATCCTCGTCAAAAAATGAGGATGAGCAAGAGCAGGCACCGGCGGAGTAA